From Lagenorhynchus albirostris chromosome 10, mLagAlb1.1, whole genome shotgun sequence, the proteins below share one genomic window:
- the RNF182 gene encoding E3 ubiquitin-protein ligase RNF182 — protein MASQPPEDAAESQVSDELECKICYNRYNLRQRKPKVLECCHRVCAKCLYKIIDFGDSPRGVIVCPFCRFETCLPDDEVGSLPDDSNILVNLTCGGKGKKCLPENPTELLLTPKRLASLVSPSHASSNCLVITIMEVQRESSPSLSSTPVVEFYRPSSFDSATTMSHNWTVWNCTSLLFQTSIRVLVWLLGLLYFSSLPLGIYLLVSKKVTLGVVFVSLVPSSLVILMVYGFCQCVCHEFLDCLAPSS, from the coding sequence ATGGCCAGTCAGCCGCCAGAGGATGCCGCTGAGTCTCAGGTCTCGGACGAGCTGGAGTGTAAGATCTGTTACAACCGGTACAACCTGAGACAGAGGAAACCCAAAGTGCTGGAGTGCTGTCACAGGGTGTGTGCCAAATGCCTCTACAAGATCATAGACTTCGGGGACTCCCCGCGCGGCGTCATCGTCTGCCCTTTCTGCAGGTTCGAGACGTGCCTGCCGGATGACGAAGTCGGCAGCCTGCCCGATGACAGCAACATCCTCGTGAACTTGACTTGTGGTGGCAAAGGCAAAAAGTGCCTGCCTGAGAACCCCACGGAGCTGCTGCTGACCCCCAAGCGGCTGGCCTCGCTGGTCAGCCCTTCCCACGCGTCCTCCAACTGCCTGGTCATCACGATCATGGAGGTGCAGAGGGAGAGCTCACCATCGCTCAGCTCCACGCCCGTGGTCGAGTTCTACAGGCCCTCCAGCTTCGACTCCGCGACCACCATGTCGCACAACTGGACCGTGTGGAACTGCACGTCCCTGCTCTTTCAGACGTCCATCCGGGTGTTGGTATGGTTGCTAGGTTTGCTGTACTTCAGCTCCTTGCCCTTGGGCATCTACTTACTGGTATCCAAGAAGGTCACCCTCGGGGTGGTCTTCGTCAGCCTCGTCCCTTCCAGCCTCGTCATCCTGATGGTATATGGCTTCTGCCAGTGCGTCTGTCACGAATTCCTAGACTGTTTGGCACCGTCCTCTTAA